A part of Aegilops tauschii subsp. strangulata cultivar AL8/78 chromosome 2, Aet v6.0, whole genome shotgun sequence genomic DNA contains:
- the LOC109759721 gene encoding disease resistance protein RGA5-like, with product MTIGAAVGSTLMGLIDPLLAKLGSLLEGAYHKLRYLQPGITSLRHELGSIKAALEDLSHLEESSSLVKAWKGHLQELSYDIEDCIDDFAQRLGEDQDHVHDGLIARITGWLKTMQLYHQTAGQIAELREHAVEVNDRRKRFKLDTATPCCSSTGGIDPRLLALFEEEDRLVGVEGPEGELIKWLTDGVRQRRVVSVVGSGGLGKTALANLVYKKIKGDFHCAAFVSVSRNPDINKILRDILRGVLETSNPTSDDQRQHMDQIEKNLDSGPLETCQLIEMTKKYLEKLRYFIVIDDIWCKQAWETIQFVFPFNDCTSRILTTTRINDVATHSCFPQREFAYSIKPLSSHASRRLFFSRAFCLEEECSQELLEIVDEILKKCDGLPLAIINIASLLATKVATRQEWKKVLDSIGSTFDEYHELELIKRVLLVSYRDLHHHLKTCLLHLSVFPEDHIIGRDRLIWRWIAEGFIVGQLGQNREEVGERYFNELINRNMIEVVDMDYSGSAINCRVHDIILDLLVSLSTEENFVTILNGQKLISSNKKVRRLSLQGNCEEHNEWLCSCTSNFSHVRSLGVFGDCKDLPRLKGLKTLRVLDIEDCYHQEDNVQHTEDIGSLHLLRYLYFTKVPREIGNLKLLQTLDVSCLYVQELPATIVQLHQLVRLFVRVGVRLPKGISNMRSLEQLMWFSVCDNDVGVVQELGDLIKLRALQIHWDECTGGNIERYQNSVVSSLCKLAKHRLQKLRVIGSWKNNVDFLISSCLSNVQHFSMFRHGPHFHRIPKWNSSLSTLIYLDIKVEEVQQEDLKLLKDLPVLVYLGLQATKLNQEALSINCSGFRCLGLFYFILPYDQLDCTTLEDTKDGLALIFEERSMPKLWWLKIECAAHDMVSEQGIESDFGVHHLKSLKRLEVEINCTGTRAWKVDAAESAIRNAATSHPTHPTLYINIFREHEMIND from the exons ATGACGATTGGAGCAGCGGTAGGAAGCACTTTGATGGGGTTGATTGACCCTCTTCTTGCCAAGCTCGGCAGCCTGCTAGAAGGGGCGTATCATAAGCTTAGATACCTGCAGCCGGGGATCACCTCCTTGCGACATGAGCTGGGCAGCATTAAGGCTGCACTGGAGGATCTATCCCATTTGGAGGAGTCAAGCTCGCTAGTGAAGGCGTGGAAGGGTCACCTGCAGGAGCTGTCCTACGACATAGAAGACTGCATCGACGACTTCGCGCAACGCCTGGGCGAGGACCAGGATCACGTCCACGATGGGCTCATTGCCAGGATCACTGGCTGGCTCAAGACGATGCAGCTGTACCACCAGACGGCTGGGCAGATTGCCGAGCTCAGAGAGCATGCTGTAGAGGTTAATGACCGACGTaagaggttcaagttggatactGCCACCCCTTGTTGTTCTAGCACCGGGGGAATTGATCCCAGGCTATTGGCACTCTTCGAGGAAGAGGATAGGCTCGTCGGCGTGGAAGGGCCCGAGGGCGAGCTCATCAAGTGGCTCACCGATGGCGTGAGGCAGCGGAGGGTCGTCTCCGTTGTTGGATCCGGTGGCTTGGGCAAGACTGCGCTTGCAAACCTTGTATACAAGAAAATCAAGGGTGACTTTCATTGCGCGGCTTTTGTATCGGTTTCTCGGAATCCTGACAtcaacaagattctcagagataTACTCCGGGGAGTGCTTGAAACGAGCAACCCGACATCGGACGATCAAAGGCAGCACATGGATCAGATAGAGAAAAATCTTGATAGTGGACCACTAGAAACCTGTCAACTCATAGAGATGACTAAGAAGTATCTCGAAAAACTCAG GTATTTTATTGTGATCGATGACATATGGTGCAAACAGGCATGGGAAACTATCCAATTTGTGTTTCCCTTTAATGATTGCACAAGTCGAATATTGACGACTACACGCATTAATGATGTAGCAACACATTCTTGCTTTCCGCAAAGAGAGTTTGCATACTCTATTAAGCCCCTTAGCAGTCATGCCTCCAGGAGATTGTTTTTTAGCAGAGCATTTTGTCTTGAGGAGGAATGCTCTCAGGAGTTGCTAGAAATTGTAGATGAAATCCTGAAGAAATGTGATGGCTTGCCATTGGCTATAATCAATATAGCTAGCCTATTAGCAACTAAAGTAGCTACTCGACAGGAATGGAAGAAGGTTTTGGACTCTATTGGCTCTACATTCGATGAATACCACGAGCTAGAACTAATTAAAAGGGTACTCCTTGTTAGCTACCGGGATTTACATCATCATTTGAAGACTTGTTTATTGCACCTAAGTGTATTCCCAGAAGATCATATAATTGGTAGGGACCGATTGATATGGAGATGGATTGCCGAGGGATTTATTGTTGGGCAGCTTGGACAAAATCGGGAGGAAGTAGGAGAAAGGTACTTTAATGAACTCATCAACAGGAATATGATCGAGGTAGTGGATATGGACTACAGTGGTAGCGCTATCAATTGTCGTGTGCATGATATCATATTGGATCTTCTTGTATCTCTTTCGACTGAAGAAAACTTTGTTACTATACTCAATGGTCAGAAGTTGATATCTTCGAATAAGAAGGTTCGTCGCCTATCCCTCCAAGGCAATTGTGAAGAACATAACGAGTGGTTGTGTAGCTGTACAAGTAATTTTTCTCATGTCAGATCACTCGGTGTGTTTGGTGATTGCAAGGATCTTCCCCGGCTCAAAGGCCTAAAAACTTTGCGGGTACTAGATATAGAGGATTGTTATCATCAAGAAGATAATGTGCAACATACTGAGGACATTGGGAGTCTACATTTATTGAGGTATTTATATTTCACCAAGGTCCCAAGAGAAATCGGGAATTTAAAATTGTTGCAGACACTAGATGTGAGTTGTCTATATGTACAAGAACTGCCTGCAACCATTGTGCAACTACATCAGTTGGTTCGCCTGTTCGTGCGTGTAGGTGTCAGATTGCCAAAGGGGATTAGCAACATGAGATCTCTTGAGCAGTTGATGTGGTTTTCTGTCTGTGATAATGATGTGGGCGTCGTGCAGGAGCTAGGTGATCTCATTAAACTACGGGCACTCCAGATACATTGGGATGAATGTACAGGTGGCAACATAGAAAGATATCAGAATTCTGTGGTGTCATCACTATGTAAGCTAGCAAAGCATAGGCTCCAAAAACTACGGGTCATTGGTTCATGGAAAAACAATGTAGATTTCTTGATCAGTTCATGTCTCTCTAATGTCCAACATTTTAGTATGTTTAGACACGGGCCTCATTTCCATAGGATTCCCAAGTGGAATTCCTCGCTCTCCACCCTCATTTACCTAGACATCAAAGTGGAAGAGGTGCAACAGGAAGATCTTAAGCTGCTCAAAGACTTGCCTGTCCTGGTATACCTAGGCCTACAAGCAACGAAATTAAATCAAGAAGCACTGAGCATAAACTGTAGTGGATTCCGTTGCCTAGGGCTGTTTTATTTTATCCTACCGTATGACCAACTTGATTGTACAACCCTTGAAGACACAAAGGATGGACTAGCTCTGATATTTGAAGAAAGATCAATGCCAAAACTATGGTGGCTTAAGATTGAATGTGCTGCGCATGATATGGTATCTGAGCAAGGCATTGAATCTGATTTTGGCGTTCACCACCTAAAATCTCTCAAGCGTCTCGAGGTTGAGATCAATTGTACGGGTACCAGGGCCTGGAAGGTGGATGCCGCAGAGTCTGCCATTAGAAATGCTGCAACCTCTCATCCCACCCACCCCACGCTTTACATCAACATATTTCGAGAACATGAAATGATAAATGATTAG